In Candidatus Methylomirabilota bacterium, the following proteins share a genomic window:
- a CDS encoding TIGR03560 family F420-dependent LLM class oxidoreductase codes for MQVGIMIEGQEGLTWERWWRLAAAAEDLGYESLCRSDHLTGLGGESKRPSLETWASLTALATRTRRIRFGPMVSPLTFYHPVILAKAAAAIDTLAGGRFDLGIGAGWNEHEHATYGVPFPPLKERMDRLECGARAIRALDAPRPVTLAQPYYALKNAETYPKSPSGRTRLVIGGRGEKRTLRVVAEFADEWNVTRVSAADYPAKYHVLVEHCNAVGRNPNSIRRSLMIPLAIGRNNAEIARRVANARAVFPALPDAEAAWRAAGFLAGPPSQVLADLDKWKAVGMERVLLQMLDQEDIEALELFAKEVLPRL; via the coding sequence ATGCAGGTCGGCATCATGATCGAGGGGCAGGAAGGGCTCACGTGGGAGCGCTGGTGGCGCCTCGCCGCCGCCGCCGAGGACCTCGGCTACGAGTCACTGTGCCGCTCCGACCATCTCACCGGCTTGGGAGGCGAGTCCAAGCGGCCGTCGCTCGAGACCTGGGCCTCGCTGACCGCGCTGGCGACCCGCACCCGCCGCATCCGCTTCGGACCCATGGTGTCGCCGCTGACCTTCTACCACCCGGTGATCCTCGCCAAGGCCGCCGCCGCCATCGACACGCTGGCCGGCGGCCGCTTCGACCTGGGTATCGGCGCCGGCTGGAACGAGCACGAGCACGCCACCTACGGGGTGCCGTTCCCTCCCCTCAAGGAGCGGATGGACCGCCTCGAGTGCGGCGCACGGGCGATCCGTGCCCTGGACGCTCCCAGGCCGGTGACGCTCGCCCAGCCCTACTACGCCCTCAAGAACGCGGAGACCTATCCGAAGTCGCCGAGCGGCCGCACCCGGCTCGTCATCGGCGGCCGAGGTGAGAAGCGCACGCTCCGGGTGGTGGCGGAATTCGCCGACGAGTGGAACGTCACCCGGGTGAGCGCGGCGGACTACCCGGCCAAGTATCACGTGCTGGTGGAGCATTGCAACGCGGTGGGGCGCAATCCCAACAGCATCCGCCGCTCGCTGATGATCCCGCTCGCCATCGGTCGCAACAACGCCGAGATCGCCCGCCGTGTCGCCAACGCGCGCGCGGTCTTCCCCGCGCTGCCCGACGCGGAAGCGGCCTGGCGCGCGGCGGGCTTCCTCGCCGGCCCGCCTTCACAGGTGCTGGCTGACCTCGACAAGTGGAAGGCGGTGGGCATGGAGCGCGTGCTGCTCCAGATGCTGGACCAGGAGGATATCGAGGCGCTCGAGCTGTTCGCGAAGGAGGTGCTGCCGCGCCTCTGA